The genomic DNA ACACAGAGCTCGCCCGCTGCGAGCACGTTCAGCAAACGCAGCCTCGTCGGGTCGGCAAACCCCTTGAACAGCGCGTCCAGATCGTCCACCGCGCCGGGCGGCCCGTCCATCAGGTGATCATCAGCAGCAGTCGCGCAGGCGGTCATAAAATGGTGGTTTGAGTCTTTCATATTTGCCCTAGGCACATATAATTTGTCTATGCACATATGATCTGTCAAACCGTGAGGAAATACCGTGACTCGCTCGCTCCCAGTCCAGTCGTCACTTTCAATCGCCATGCCGCCCGTTGCTTCCGTCGGCAAGCACACGTTGTCGGGCACGGTTGCCGTGTTCGATCCGGCTATGTGCTGTGCCACCGGCGTTTGCGGGCCCGGCGTGGATCCTGCTTTGCTCACAATAGCGCGTGATCTGCGTTGGCTGGAAGCGCAGGGCGTTAGGGTGCATCGCGCCGGGCTGGGTCAGGAGCCGCAGGCGTTCGTCGCCAACGCCAAGATCACCGGACTGATGCAGGCATTCGGCGACGGCGCACTGCCGGCGGTGCTCGTGAATGACGACGTCCTGGTGTACGGTCGCTATGCTACGCGCGACGAACTGGTGAAGGGACTCTCGGCAACAGCGCTTGAACATGCCAGCAACGCGAAAGCCGATGACAGCGGCGGCCGCGCACCAGGCACCGGATGTCGCTGAACGACATGACCACGCGCCACCTGTTCTTCACCGGTAAGGGTGGCGTTGGCAAGACCACCGTGGCAAGCGCGACGGCACTGCAGTTGGCCGAATGCGGATACCGCACGCTCATCGTGAGCACCGATCCGGCATCGAACCTCGACGATGTCTTCGGAATGGCTGCCGGTACGACCCCCACGTCGGTGCCTGGTGTGTCGTTTCTCTGGATCATGAACATCGACCCGGAGGCCGCCGCGGCAGCATATCGTGAGCACATGGTACGTCCGTATCGTGGCGTGCTGCCCGATGCCGCGATCCGCAGCATGGAAGAACAACTCTCCGGTGCCTGCACGGTCGAGATTGCCGCGTTCCACGAGTTTACGGCATCGCTCGCCGATGCGACGCTGACCGCGATGTTTGATCGAGTGGTGTTTGATACCGCGCCCACCGGACACACCTTGCGCTTGCTCAGCCTGCCCAGTGCATGGAGTGGGTTTCTCGACACGTCGAGCAGTGGCGCCAGCTGCCTTGGGCCGCTGGCCGGACTCGAGCAGCATCGGGCGCAGTACTCGGCCACGGTCGATGCCCTGGCCGATCCGAACGCGACCACCGTCGTACTGGTGACGCGCGCCGAGATGAGCGCCATGCGCGAGGCCGCCCGAGCCGGCGATGAACTCGCGGCACTTGGCATTTCGCGCCAGCGTCTGGTAGTGAACGGCGTCCTCACTGACGATCCGGGCGGTGATCCTGTCGCAGAGGCCTACGCAAGCCGACAGAGCGACGCACTGACCACGATGCCCTCGCGATTGGTGGCGTTGCCAACCATTCATGTGCCCCTCATCGCCAGCAACCTTACGGGACTCGACGCCTTGCGAGTGTTCGCGGCCGCGATGATGGCGCCCCTGAGTCCAGCGTCTGCGCCCGCGAACGCAACGATGTTGACGTCAGGCCGTTCAACGTCAACGCCATCACCGGTGACGCATGCGCCTGCCGGTTCGACTGGCATCGACACGGACATTACTGCCAACTCGGCAATCGCAGGCTACGGCCAACTCCGCGAGCTTGTCGCGCAGATCGCCGCTGATGGCCACGGGGTGGTGATGACCATGGGGAAAGGTGGGGTGGGAAAAACCACCTTGGCCGCATCGCTGGCGCTGGCGCTGGCGCGCGCTGGCCGTCGCGTGCATTTGTCTACCACCGATCCCGCCGCCCATGTGGAGGCAGCCGTTGGTGCCGACGTGCCGACCGCCCTTATTGTAAGTCGAATCGATCCAGTGGTCGAAACGGCGCGATACAGCGCCGACGTGATCGGCGCCGCCGACATGGCCGCTGCCGCAGTTGGCGGATTGGATATCAATGAGCGCGCACTTCTGGAAGAAGACCTGCGGTCTCCATGCACCGAGGAGATTGCGGTGTTTCGCGCGTTCGCACGAACCGTGGCCGAGGCCGGAGATGCGTTCGTCGTGCTGGACACCGCACCCACTGGACACACGTTGTTGCTGCTGGACGCCGCCGAGAGCTATCACCGTGAAGTCGCGCGCACCGCGGGATCTCACGTGCCGGAGGAAGTGCGCGCGTTGCTGCCGCGACTGCGTGATGCGCGCTACACGAAGATGTTGCTGGTGACCCTCGCCGAGTCCACACCGGTGCAGGAGGCGTCACGTTTGCAGGATGACTTGCGACGCGCTGGGATTGAGCCGTATGGCTGGGTGGTGAACGCCAGCCTGGCCGCCAGCGGCACGCAGCATCCGCTGCTGGCGGCGCGTGCGCAGTTGGAGCTGCCGCACCTCGCGCGGGTGCGCGACGAGCTGGCCGCGCGCGCGTGGATTACTCCGTGGACAGCAACACCGGAGCGCTAACGCGCCCACAACAGGCCGACGTTCCGTCCTGCATGGACGGGCACGGCACCGTGCCATACGAGCAATACACGCAGCAGTGACCGGCCAGTGGCCGCAGGAGCGTATGGCAACCTGTGCATTCATGAAAGAATGCACAGGCGTCCGTAGGCATCTCAAGGTCTTCAGCAAATCCGCACGCCGGGCAACGCAGCGTACTGCGGAGTACCACGGCGATGTCTGTCACTCGACGCACCGTGCGATTTGCCCTCGTCGCGTTGCTGATCTGCAGGTCGAACCCGTCGGCATCCCCAGTGGTGACACCAGCATCGCCACGCTGATCAACCGCAGAACTCGTTCGCGCACGGGCCGTCTCGTTACTTGAAAATGTTCAGCAGCGAGCCGACAAATCCGGTGTGTTCCGCATTGCCGGCCGCGAGAATCTCGAGTTCACCCTTGTCCAACCAGATACCATCGCACTGCGGGCACTGATCGATGGTGACATGATTGGTGACTTTGGCCACCAGCGTGGCACCATCGCGTGGGCACTTGTTGCGTTCGGCGGCTACACGCTCCGCACGCTCCGCGTCGGCCTTCTGTCGCAGCGCCTTGCGGAGTTCCGCGTCGACGCGCGCGAAATATTCTTCCTCGTTCTTGCTGGGCTTTGACTCGATCGCCATCGGTACAGTGGGTTGGGGGAGATGGGAGCGCCGGCGACGGAGGGCACCGTAGGCGCGCTCCGTCGCCGGCGTTCAGCCACACTACATCACGGTCGTCATCAGGTCCTGCAGCGCCTTCTTCAACAAGTCCGTCTTCTTGGGGTCACAGCTCCGGTCGCCGTCCAGCTGCGCGCTGAGCTTGGTGAGCGCCGCATTGCGCTGGGCCCCCGACGCCTTCTCCGCACTCGAAATGGATGCGCGAATTTCGCCGATGCGCGCGGCGTTCACGCAGCCCTTCCGCTCGATCTGATCGGTGAACGCCTTGGCCAACGCAAAGCTGGCCGGCCACTCGATCTTCGGCTGTCCTTGCGCGTTCAGCTGGCTCCACTTCACCGTCTTGGCCGC from Gemmatimonadaceae bacterium includes the following:
- the arsD gene encoding arsenite efflux transporter metallochaperone ArsD is translated as MPPVASVGKHTLSGTVAVFDPAMCCATGVCGPGVDPALLTIARDLRWLEAQGVRVHRAGLGQEPQAFVANAKITGLMQAFGDGALPAVLVNDDVLVYGRYATRDELVKGLSATALEHASNAKADDSGGRAPGTGCR
- a CDS encoding TRC40/GET3/ArsA family transport-energizing ATPase; the protein is MSLNDMTTRHLFFTGKGGVGKTTVASATALQLAECGYRTLIVSTDPASNLDDVFGMAAGTTPTSVPGVSFLWIMNIDPEAAAAAYREHMVRPYRGVLPDAAIRSMEEQLSGACTVEIAAFHEFTASLADATLTAMFDRVVFDTAPTGHTLRLLSLPSAWSGFLDTSSSGASCLGPLAGLEQHRAQYSATVDALADPNATTVVLVTRAEMSAMREAARAGDELAALGISRQRLVVNGVLTDDPGGDPVAEAYASRQSDALTTMPSRLVALPTIHVPLIASNLTGLDALRVFAAAMMAPLSPASAPANATMLTSGRSTSTPSPVTHAPAGSTGIDTDITANSAIAGYGQLRELVAQIAADGHGVVMTMGKGGVGKTTLAASLALALARAGRRVHLSTTDPAAHVEAAVGADVPTALIVSRIDPVVETARYSADVIGAADMAAAAVGGLDINERALLEEDLRSPCTEEIAVFRAFARTVAEAGDAFVVLDTAPTGHTLLLLDAAESYHREVARTAGSHVPEEVRALLPRLRDARYTKMLLVTLAESTPVQEASRLQDDLRRAGIEPYGWVVNASLAASGTQHPLLAARAQLELPHLARVRDELAARAWITPWTATPER
- a CDS encoding zf-TFIIB domain-containing protein; translated protein: MAIESKPSKNEEEYFARVDAELRKALRQKADAERAERVAAERNKCPRDGATLVAKVTNHVTIDQCPQCDGIWLDKGELEILAAGNAEHTGFVGSLLNIFK